Within Nitrospirota bacterium, the genomic segment GACCCAGAAGGGACTATTGGTAGTCCCTGGCATGGATATCGCCCCCCAGCCTGCAAACCATGTGAGCAGACGTGGCCCTAAGTCACGCGCTGGGTTGATTGCTGCCATGGTTATAGGTGCCTCGACTGCCATGACCAGAGCCACGGTGCTACCTACCACAATGGGCAGTAAAGGTATGGCTCCTATCTTTGGTCCAGCAGGATTTTCTTTATCTGTCAGTAATAACACTGTCAGGCACAAAAGTGAAGTGGCAAAGGTCTCGGCAACAATCGCAAGCCACAGAGGGATGACATCAACACCCCATTTCATAGCTAACATAAGAGCCGGGTGAGGAGCGTAGCAGTTATAGATCATAGCTGAAAGTTCACTCCCGGGTTCACCCCGGACTATCTTGTTTGCTACTTCGTAGGCAGTGATTGTGTTGCCATATAAAAAGTGAAGGGTAACCGCACCTAAAAACCATCCAGAGACCTGTGCAAGGATATAAGGAATGATCTCTCGCTTAGGAAAGTTCTTGAAAAAGGCGAGGGCGACCGTAACCGCTGGATTTAGGTGGGCACCGCTGATACCACCCACAGCAAAGATCGCCAAAGCCACAGCGATGCCGAACAAGAGACTCGACTGAAAGAGTCCGTATGCTCCAGTGGTTACCGCTACTGCTATGCTCATGAGACCAAAGAGGCTAAGTATCCAACTTCCTAATACCTCACCTGCCAGTTTTTTATATAGTTTGTTCAACCGCAAACCTCCTGCATTTTCATGTAGAATCTTTCATTTTACGATAATGCGAAATATATCTTATGGCGAATTCATCCTTACCCATTAGAAGGTCAGAAGCGAGGATTGCCTGGCGAACTGTGGTTACTGTGGGATCGGCGATAACCATAGTTAACCCTCTCTGGATAGCCATTGAAAGAAAGGCAGCATTTATCACAGACCTTTCAGGTAGTCCATGAGAAATGTTGCTCCCACCAATCACCAGGTTGACTTTTAGTTCTGTTGCGATCCTC encodes:
- a CDS encoding MIP/aquaporin family protein, which produces MNKLYKKLAGEVLGSWILSLFGLMSIAVAVTTGAYGLFQSSLLFGIAVALAIFAVGGISGAHLNPAVTVALAFFKNFPKREIIPYILAQVSGWFLGAVTLHFLYGNTITAYEVANKIVRGEPGSELSAMIYNCYAPHPALMLAMKWGVDVIPLWLAIVAETFATSLLCLTVLLLTDKENPAGPKIGAIPLLPIVVGSTVALVMAVEAPITMAAINPARDLGPRLLTWFAGWGAISMPGTTNSPFWVYWVGPLSGAFLSGAIYKFIRILHPRTVHAPNTQLAERLTARPSLNSHWEIDKP